A window of Fusarium verticillioides 7600 chromosome 7, whole genome shotgun sequence genomic DNA:
ACCAATAATAAAAGTGACTGTTCGGCGTAGACTCAGAAAATCAGCGCGAGCTCACGAGATGTCGGCGTGAACTTGTATCGTCTTGGACATTCTTGTAAGATGAATGGTAGACAACTGAATCGTCTCTGAGCGGCCTGACGCATCGAGGCAAATGGGACTTTGGAGTGACGGTTGTGGGTTGTGAATAGGCAGCAAGGCGCTTCAAGCCTCCGCCTCGCACCATCTAATAACAAGAAAACATATGCATTTCGAATTCACTACAACAATCCGAGCAAGCAAATCAAGTCCGTGTCCGTGAAAATTGGAACTTTGGTACAGtcccttgtctttgtctttgtctcttccTTTGTCACAATCCTTAGGTTGCCTTGTCTCTTGTAATTCTTTAGTCTCTTTTGCCTCATATTACTACTAACTCAGGTACGTGcgctcatcttctcatctACCAAACTCCTTGTCCCATGTCTAAAGATAAAATCCTGCCTTTCATCCGTCCCAATCCTGATGCAATCCTCTACTTCTGGTAAAATTAAATCAGAGCGAACGTGGTATCGCAAATCATTCATCACGCATGCGCCGCAcaggcatcatcatcttcttctttgcaaGTTGATAAAAACACATTCTGCTTCTCTCAGGCCTTGTTTGAGATTACCACTTCATTCCACGCCTACTCATGATTTGAGTAAATCCTCCAGATTCAACCCATcaataaataaataaatagcCTTGCAGCTTCCGTATCCCATCAATAGCAACATTGAGCACTTCGTAATTCGTTCAGCTTTGGACCCCAATGGAGCCTGGTCACCCGCCCGTATTACAATTATGTGATTGGGATCAGGAAGGGGCTGAGTATCAGCTGGTCCGCGCTAGGTCGTAGGTTGTGGTCAATTTCAAAGGTTTGCGCAAGGAACTCTTTAGCTGCCTCGCTCGCATGTTCAGGGATCGTAGGAGCCGCCTTTCCGCCCCCAATCTTGAAGATAGCCTGCAACTGACTGCAGTCGGGGAACGGGTGACTACCAgtcatcatctccaccaccaaacaTCCAAGCGACCAGATATCTGCTTTGCGAGTATACGATGTTTGCTTCACAACTTCAGGGGCCATCCAGAAAACAGATCCTTGCAGTGAAGGGCGgtgcttgttgttgttggcgccGTTTAGAATGTTGGAggcctccagcttctttgaaATACCGAAATCAGATATCTTGATGGTTCCCTTGTTGTCCACCAGGATGTTGGCTCCCTTGATATCGCGATGGATAATGTCTCGGTTGTGTAGGTATGAAAGGCCGGTCAGAATCTGCCGAACAAAACTGCGAACCAGCGGCTCCGGGAGCGCACCGTACGAGTTGAGTATCGTCTGAACTGATCCACCAGGCACATACTCGAGGAAAATATTGAGATAATCAGCCGAGGAACTGCAACCAAGATATTGCACAATATTAGGATGTCTAAGATCGCGAAGAAGGCTTATTTCTCGCTTGAGTGCTTCGATCATGCCCTTCTTGCGTGTGTCGCCCTGGCTGTTGGCTCCAGGAGCAGGTGTCTCGACCTGCTTCACAGCGAGAAGCTCTCCAGTAACAGCATGGAGAGCCAGGTACACGCTGCCGAACGAACCTTGGCCGATCAGCGCACCCTTCATCCACTTGTCGTCGCCCCAGGACTCTCCAGCCAGGAAGCTTTGTAGCTCCTCGTCTACGTCGTCGCCATCGTTGGTCAATGCCTGGCGAAGCTCCTGGAATGATCCGGAGCCCGTTGAGTTATCACCATCATAGTAGCTGGTGGCCGTGGTGTTGCCCTCGGGGTCAGTGACACTCAAAGCAGCAGAGTCAGAGCCACTCTCAGTAAAAGAGACATAAGACTTGCGGTTGGGCTCAAGAGAAGACTCCTCTTGAAGGGTGTCAAGCACTGATGAGGTTACTGAATCCCGGTTGTAGGCATTCTGAGGAACACGAATGTGAGAGTCCCGGGATTTCACCTTGGCAAGCTGAGAGTTGGCATTAAGCCAAGAATCAGCAATAGTTGGGATGGGAGGCGCATCCTGGACACTAGAGGcaaagctgaggctgctaGCAACGCTGAGCCGGCTGTTGACCTTGCTCAAGCGAGTTGACCGTCGCATGGAAAGTCGGGCTGTTCGGTCAATGTCTTCTCTGGTGTGGTCAGGGAAGTACGAGGTGAGATCAGAAGCAATCAACTCGCTGGGAGGTCGAAGACCGCCAAACTGTCGCAGGGCTCCGACACGTCGAGCCGGCCGCGATTCAATCTCTGATGGGGGGCGCTCCAGGTCCTTGGCTGCATTGTGTAGATTTCGTTCCCGGTCCTGGTAAGATATTGGCGACAATGGGGACTGCAGTTGATCGTTCCATTTCTCCCCAAGCATCTTCTGAACCTTAAGTTGACTTCGCTTGTCTACTGTTTCCAGCGCTCGGGCGTGCTTctgttgttcttcttccatggcaatggcagcagcgcGCTGCAGTTCCGCCTCCCCTGGTTCGCCTGCTGGAACCCTCCGTAATATCAGTCGATTTCGTTCTGGTCGTCGTTGGTCCTTGATAATGCGCCAAAGTTCAGTATCGCCCAGTCGTCGGCACTGGCCTGGATCAGGATCGATGCCAGCCAAAACCCAGAAACAATAGTTTCTTTCGTGGTCCTCACGCAGAGCAAACTTTCGAAGAGTCACCCGCATCACCTCCTCGCAAGTACTACACGCGGAAATCTTGACAACCTTCGTAACGCCGCCAGTCGATATAACGCGGATAACTTCTTGACCCTGTGGTAAGGCAGCCATCAGTGAACCATCCATACTGGAGTTGTTCCTGGTATGGGTCGTTACCAGACGGTTTGCCGGAAGATCCGGGTTGGTAATCACAATCCTTTGGCCTTGAACATTGGCAGGGCTTGTGGCATACGTCTTCCCTCGGGCCCTTATGTTCCGCAGGTCGGTACCGGGGAGAGGGGAgtttggtcttgaggaaTTCATGCCATTATCCAAAGCACCGTGTAAATCCATTTGCCTTGAAAACCGCTTGTTGGAAGCAGATGTCGGAACACCTCGAGATGTGTGCATTCTTGGTGAGTCGTGGGGTGCAGTGATGTGAATGTCGAGTCCGCCAAATGAATCCTAGACAGAAACAGTCAGTCTGAGAGCCCAGCAGCTATAGCCATCGTCGATGTAGCCTACCCGATTCCGtttcttctcgttggcaTATGCCCGGGTTCTCAGCTTTTTGATGCTGAGGAAAAGGCGGACACGATCGccgaccttctcaacacccaTTTCTTTCAGCACGTCTTTATCCATTTCCAGAAGATTCTCGCCGTTGATGTGATTTTTTCGGAAGATCTTTTCATACTCGCCGCACTTTACAGACCGCAGGTATTCGCAGACCTGCTCTTCGTCCCAGTTCTTGACGGATTCGGCGGGGTCGCTTTCGTTGAATTCGGATTCTGTCGGGCTGCCATAAGCACCTGAAGAGGGCATCGTGGGAGCTCTCCTGGGAGGGGCCATTGTGGGTTGAGAAGAAACAGGAGTGAGAGACGAAGCACCCAAGCCGGCGGGAAACGACGCTTTTGAAGCTagcatggccatggtgaaTGCGCAGCCAACAGTATTTGCAAAGTGGTGGGATTCAAGCTATTGTTCGTCGTCAAATGGCGGCGCCTGAGACACCAGAACCAGGTGGGATACCCAGACCCAGCTGAGTCGATCGATGGTCGCTCGCCCGATGGTGATTGGAGTATGTGCGGGTGGCGGAGGATAGGATATAGAGCCAGTAGAAGCTCTATTCTGTATTATTAGTAACGCGGAGCCAAGCAAGTAGAAACTGCGATCAACGCGAAGCACTTAATAGAGaaatgaagaggaggatagAGAGatccaggtccaggtccaggtccaaATCCAccaaagctgaagctgagcttttggtggtgaggtgaggtttggaggaggaaaagtgACGATGGGCGGGCAATGGTGAGGTGGAATACAAATTATTAGCCAGAGAGGTCAGGCCTGAGGGGGAATGGGACGGTTTGGCAGCTCGGGTGCAGGGGAATGGAGAATGAGCAGGGGACTGGCGGTGGTTGCGGCGAAGGTACCACCAAGACAGCGGGTACTTTGAGCTAGAACATTTTAGTGCGTATTAGTAGTGCCTATCAGCGGCACCAGCCAGGTATCTGCAAGACCTGCAGGTACCTCCTCAGACAGTGAAGTGGTGCTGCTTTAGCCTAGGTGGTTCAGGTTTGGGGGTGGGAGGGgagggtcttggccagctctgAAGCGTCAGATGTGGCCCCTGTATCCGTAGGCTAAGGTAATAATCAC
This region includes:
- a CDS encoding STE/STE11 protein kinase, whose product is MAMLASKASFPAGLGASSLTPVSSQPTMAPPRRAPTMPSSGAYGSPTESEFNESDPAESVKNWDEEQVCEYLRSVKCGEYEKIFRKNHINGENLLEMDKDVLKEMGVEKVGDRVRLFLSIKKLRTRAYANEKKRNRDSFGGLDIHITAPHDSPRMHTSRGVPTSASNKRFSRQMDLHGALDNGMNSSRPNSPLPGTDLRNIRARGKTYATSPANVQGQRIVITNPDLPANRLGQEVIRVISTGGVTKVVKISACSTCEEVMRVTLRKFALREDHERNYCFWVLAGIDPDPGQCRRLGDTELWRIIKDQRRPERNRLILRRVPAGEPGEAELQRAAAIAMEEEQQKHARALETVDKRSQLKVQKMLGEKWNDQLQSPLSPISYQDRERNLHNAAKDLERPPSEIESRPARRVGALRQFGGLRPPSELIASDLTSYFPDHTREDIDRTARLSMRRSTRLSKVNSRLSVASSLSFASSVQDAPPIPTIADSWLNANSQLAKVKSRDSHIRVPQNAYNRDSVTSSVLDTLQEESSLEPNRKSYVSFTESGSDSAALSVTDPEGNTTATSYYDGDNSTGSGSFQELRQALTNDGDDVDEELQSFLAGESWGDDKWMKGALIGQGSFGSVYLALHAVTGELLAVKQVETPAPGANSQGDTRKKGMIEALKREISLLRDLRHPNIVQYLGCSSSADYLNIFLEYVPGGSVQTILNSYGALPEPLVRSFVRQILTGLSYLHNRDIIHRDIKGANILVDNKGTIKISDFGISKKLEASNILNGANNNKHRPSLQGSVFWMAPEVVKQTSYTRKADIWSLGCLVVEMMTGSHPFPDCSQLQAIFKIGGGKAAPTIPEHASEAAKEFLAQTFEIDHNLRPSADQLILSPFLIPIT
- a CDS encoding STE/STE11 protein kinase — translated: MAMLASKASFPAGLGASSLTPVSSQPTMAPPRRAPTMPSSGAYGSPTESEFNESDPAESVKNWDEEQVCEYLRSVKCGEYEKIFRKNHINGENLLEMDKDVLKEMGVEKVGDRVRLFLSIKKLRTRAYANEKKRNRDSFGGLDIHITAPHDSPRMHTSRGVPTSASNKRFSRQMDLHGALDNGMNSSRPNSPLPGTDLRNIRARGKTYATSPANVQGQRIVITNPDLPANRLVTTHTRNNSSMDGSLMAALPQGQEVIRVISTGGVTKVVKISACSTCEEVMRVTLRKFALREDHERNYCFWVLAGIDPDPGQCRRLGDTELWRIIKDQRRPERNRLILRRVPAGEPGEAELQRAAAIAMEEEQQKHARALETVDKRSQLKVQKMLGEKWNDQLQSPLSPISYQDRERNLHNAAKDLERPPSEIESRPARRVGALRQFGGLRPPSELIASDLTSYFPDHTREDIDRTARLSMRRSTRLSKVNSRLSVASSLSFASSVQDAPPIPTIADSWLNANSQLAKVKSRDSHIRVPQNAYNRDSVTSSVLDTLQEESSLEPNRKSYVSFTESGSDSAALSVTDPEGNTTATSYYDGDNSTGSGSFQELRQALTNDGDDVDEELQSFLAGESWGDDKWMKGALIGQGSFGSVYLALHAVTGELLAVKQVETPAPGANSQGDTRKKGMIEALKREISLLRDLRHPNIVQYLGCSSSADYLNIFLEYVPGGSVQTILNSYGALPEPLVRSFVRQILTGLSYLHNRDIIHRDIKGANILVDNKGTIKISDFGISKKLEASNILNGANNNKHRPSLQGSVFWMAPEVVKQTSYTRKADIWSLGCLVVEMMTGSHPFPDCSQLQAIFKIGGGKAAPTIPEHASEAAKEFLAQTFEIDHNLRPSADQLILSPFLIPIT